Proteins encoded in a region of the Triticum dicoccoides isolate Atlit2015 ecotype Zavitan chromosome 3A, WEW_v2.0, whole genome shotgun sequence genome:
- the LOC119267830 gene encoding uncharacterized protein LOC119267830, producing MGRSTHALLLLVVAVAAATCSSAAAQVPPEVAAVCKTTPFADLCSATAGKQAGHYTTMDAVAVLNMQVDAFAKRTSAAKEHVTQMSAEASPAAKKALELCDSLYSDVEDNLGAARRALGFKDATTVRAMMSMAAQDMQNCDEEFRKVGEKNPMDRFDQSLLQISENCRALSNMI from the coding sequence ATGGGGCGATCAACCCACGCGCTGCTCCTCCTAGTCGTCGCCGTCGCAGCGGCGACCTGCTCCTCGGCTGCGGCCCAGGTGCCACCCGAGGTGGCCGCAGTCTGCAAGACCACCCCGTTCGCGGATCTGTGCAGCGCCACGGCCGGGAAGCAGGCGGGGCACTACACCACCATGGACGCGGTGGCGGTGTTGAACATGCAGGTGGACGCCTTCGCGAAGCGCACGTCGGCGGCGAAGGAGCACGTGACCCAGATGTCCGCCGAGGCGAGCCCCGCGGCCAAGAAGGCGCTGGAGTTGTGCGATAGCCTCTACTCGGACGTGGAGGACAACCTCGGTGCGGCACGTCGTGCCTTAGGCTTCAAGGACGCCACAACCGTCCGAGCCATGATGAGCATGGCGGCCCAGGACATGCAGAACTGCGACGAGGAGTTTAGGAAAGTCGGTGAGAAGAACCCCATGGACCGCTTCGACCAGTCGCTCCTACAGATATCTGAGAACTGCCGCGCCCTCTCCAACATGATCTAA